In Chitinophaga sp. H8, the sequence AATAATGTGGGAACGGTAGAATTCCTGGTGGACAAACACAACAAGGTGTATTTCATTGAGGTGAATCCGCGTATTCAGGTTGAGCATACGGTAACGGAAGAAGTGACTGGTATCGATATTGTACGTTCCCAGATATTAATAGCCGAAGGACACCGGCTTTCTGATCCAGAAATTTTCCTGAAAGGACAGGAGGATGTAAGATTGAATGGGTTTGCAGTTCAGTGCCGTATTACAACGGAAGACCCTGAAAATGCCTTCACTCCGGACTATGGTACCGTGATCGCTTACCGGAATGCGGGGGGCTTTGGGATTCGCCTGGATGAGGGTAGTGCCTATTCCGGTGTGAAAATATCTCCCTTCTTTGATTCCATGCTGGTGAAAGTGACTGCCTGGGGCCGTACGCTTTCAGGGGCATCTGCCCGCTTGCACCGTACCTTACGCGAGTTCCGCATACGGGGGGTGAAAACAAATATCCGGTTCCTGGAAAATGTAATTACCCATGATACTTTTCGTAAGGGTAACTGTACAGTAGCCTTTATAGACAAACATCCGGAGTTGTTCAAACTGTCACAGATCCGCGACCGCGCTACCAAAACATTGATGTACCTGGCGGATGTAACGGTAAATGGCCATCAGGACGTGAAAGTAAAGGATGCTGCCAAGAAGTTCAGGATCCCGCAGATTCCGACCTTTAATCCACTGGCACCATTTCCTGAAGGTACCAAGAACCGGTTGGAGCAAATGGGTCGGGAGGGCTTTACCAAATGGCTGCGGGACGAAAAACCTGTGTATTTTACAGACACCACCTACCGGGATGCTCATCAGAGTTTGCTGGCTACCCGGGTGCGGACCAATGATATACTGGCAGTAGCGGAAGGATATGTTAAAAATAATCCCCAGCTTTTTTCAATGGAAGTATGGGGAGGCGCCACCTTTGATGTAGCGATGCGCTTTTTGCATGAATGCCCCTGGCGCCGTTTGCAGCAAATGAGGCAGGCAATGCCCAATGTATTGCTGCAAATGTTGTTCCGTGGCTCCAACGCTGTAGGCTATTCTGCCTACCCGGAAAACCTGATTGCCAAGTTCATAGAAAAATCATGGGAAAATGGAGTGGATGTGTTCCGCATCTTTGACTCACTGAACTGGGTAGAGGCGATGACACCAAGTATCCGTTTTGTAAGAGAAAATACCAACGCGCTGGCACAGGCGGCCATCAGCTATACCGGGGATGTGCTGCAATCCGGTAATAATAAATATAACCTGGGATATTATATTGACCTGGCCAAACGCCTGGAGGATGCCGGCGCGCACATGCTGGCGGTGAAAGATATGGCAGGGTTACTGAAACCGCAATCTGCTGAGATGCTGATAGGTTCCCTGCGGGAAGCCGTGCAGCTCCCGATTGTATTGCATACGCATGATACCGCTTCTGTACAGGCGGCTACCTATCTGAAAGCTATTGAAGCAGGAGTGAATGTTGTGGATTGTGCGATTGCTTCTCTCAGCGGACTTACTTCCCAGCCTAACCTCAACTCGATGGTTGCCATTCTTGATGGCCATGAAAGAAGTATGCCGATGGATCAGCGTTCGCTGAATGAATACAGTAACTACTGGGAAGATGTAAGAGAGTATTACTATCCTTTTGAGTCAGATATGAAATCCGGCACTGCCCAGGTTTATGAAAACGAAATACCCGGAGGCCAGTATTCCAATCTGCGCCAGCAGGCAGAATCGCTGGGGCTGGGAGGCAAGCTGGAAACTATTAAAAAGAACTATACAATTGTAAACCAGTTGTTTGGTGATATCGTAAAAGTAACCCCCAGTTCTAAAGTAGTGGGTGACATGGCGTTGTTTATGACAGCCAATGGTCTTACAGAGGCCGATGTGCTGGACGAAACAAAGAACCTCTCTTTCCCTGCTTCGGTTACCGGCTTCTTCAAAGGAGAGCTGGGCGTTCCTTATGGTGGGTTCCCTAAAAAACTACAAAACATTATCCTGAAGGGAGAACAGCCGCTTACGGGCAAACCGAATGACAAGCTCCCGGCGGTAGACTTCGACAGTGATTTTGCTGCTTTCCAGCTGAAGTATCCTCAGGCAGAATTCCTGGATTACCTCAGTTATCATATGTTCCCTAAAGTGTTTGATGAGTATTATCACCATGCCATGGTATATGGTAATGTGGAAGCGATTCCTACCCCGGCATTCTTTTATGGACTTAA encodes:
- a CDS encoding pyruvate carboxylase, whose protein sequence is MSDLSMKKIQKLLVANRGEIAVRVLRAAAELRIRTVAIFTYEDRYSLHRYKADEAYQIGKDDDPLKPYLDIEGIIYLAKTQQVDAIHPGYGFLSENVQFARRCREEGITFIGPAPEVMAQLGDKVAAKELAREAEVPLIADSNVKLDRVEVALSEARRIGFPVMLKAAAGGGGRGMRMVAEEAALVKAFSEARSEAAKAFGDDTIFIEKFIEEPKHIEVQLMGDNYGNIVHLYERDCSVQRRFQKVVEIAPSPNLPLHTREEIYEYALRLARKVKYNNVGTVEFLVDKHNKVYFIEVNPRIQVEHTVTEEVTGIDIVRSQILIAEGHRLSDPEIFLKGQEDVRLNGFAVQCRITTEDPENAFTPDYGTVIAYRNAGGFGIRLDEGSAYSGVKISPFFDSMLVKVTAWGRTLSGASARLHRTLREFRIRGVKTNIRFLENVITHDTFRKGNCTVAFIDKHPELFKLSQIRDRATKTLMYLADVTVNGHQDVKVKDAAKKFRIPQIPTFNPLAPFPEGTKNRLEQMGREGFTKWLRDEKPVYFTDTTYRDAHQSLLATRVRTNDILAVAEGYVKNNPQLFSMEVWGGATFDVAMRFLHECPWRRLQQMRQAMPNVLLQMLFRGSNAVGYSAYPENLIAKFIEKSWENGVDVFRIFDSLNWVEAMTPSIRFVRENTNALAQAAISYTGDVLQSGNNKYNLGYYIDLAKRLEDAGAHMLAVKDMAGLLKPQSAEMLIGSLREAVQLPIVLHTHDTASVQAATYLKAIEAGVNVVDCAIASLSGLTSQPNLNSMVAILDGHERSMPMDQRSLNEYSNYWEDVREYYYPFESDMKSGTAQVYENEIPGGQYSNLRQQAESLGLGGKLETIKKNYTIVNQLFGDIVKVTPSSKVVGDMALFMTANGLTEADVLDETKNLSFPASVTGFFKGELGVPYGGFPKKLQNIILKGEQPLTGKPNDKLPAVDFDSDFAAFQLKYPQAEFLDYLSYHMFPKVFDEYYHHAMVYGNVEAIPTPAFFYGLKLGEEILITLGKGKTIIVKLLYILPADESGMRTVVFELNGYSRRVQIRDKSVVSVLPANKKVNNPELEIGAPLQGKLSRLLVRPGDEVELNTPLFIIEAMKMETTVTATRNTKIKAIYLSEGSMVTQDDLVVELDK